In one window of Balaenoptera musculus isolate JJ_BM4_2016_0621 chromosome 10, mBalMus1.pri.v3, whole genome shotgun sequence DNA:
- the APOBEC1 gene encoding C->U-editing enzyme APOBEC-1, with product MASDRGPSAGDATLRRRIEPWEFEVSFDPRELCKEACLLYEIKWGKRQKVWRHSGKNTTKHVECNFIEKLTSERHFPPSVSCCLTWFLSWSPCWECSKAIREFLNQHPRVTLVIYVARLFQHMDPQNRQGLRDLIHSGVTIQIMGPPEYDYCWRNFVNYPPGKEAHWPRYPPLWMRLYALELHCIILGLPPCLKISRRCQNQLTWFRLIPQNCHYQMIPPHILLGTGLIQLPVTWR from the exons GTCCTTCAGCTGGAGATGCTACCTTGAG GAGAAGAATTGAACCCTGGGAATTTGAAGTCTCCTTTGACCCCCGAGAACTCTGTAAAGAGGCCTGTCTGCTCTATGAAATCAAGTGGGGCAAGAGGCAGAAGGTCTGGCGACACTCGGGCAAGAACACCACCAAGCATGTTGAATGCAATTTTATAGAAAAACTTACTTCAGAAAGACATTTTCCCCCATCCGTCAGCTGCTGCCTCACCTGGTTCTTGTCCTGGAGTCCCTGCTGGGAATGCTCCAAGGCTATTCGGGAATTTTTGAATCAACATCCTAGAGTGACCCTGGTTATTTACGTAGCACGGCTTTTCCAGCACATGGATCCGCAAAACCGGCAAGGACTCAGAGACCTGATTCACAGTGGTGTGACTATCCAGATTATGGGACCCCCAG AGTATGATTACTGCTGGAGGAATTTTGTCAACTACCCACCTGGGAAAGAAGCTCACTGGCCAAGATACCCCCCTCTGTGGATGAGGCTGTATGCACTGGAACTCCACTGCATAATTCTA ggTCTCCCTCCCTGTTTAAAGATTTCAAGAAGATGTCAGAATCAGCTGACCTGGTTCAGACTTATTCCTCAAAATTGCCATTACCAAATGATTCCACCCCATATCCTTTTGGGTACAGGACTCATACAACTTCCTGTGACTTGGAGATGA